The following proteins are co-located in the Triticum aestivum cultivar Chinese Spring chromosome 1A, IWGSC CS RefSeq v2.1, whole genome shotgun sequence genome:
- the LOC123059707 gene encoding uncharacterized protein, protein MLRQASTTYTPPIFKMFQEQVLRTLNYDTFLCDDSDTEEKVYKVKFHGTERDHVVKFFPKEEKVNCSCKKFEFAGILCSHSLKVLDINNIKHIPQQYILKRWTIDAKVLDITSNCNLHEDRKTILTKRYKELCRMFIQIAARAAESEESYLMAANYAEKLAEEVEKCLKHRSDPDTVGDSNNITTTSSKQNERPTKPKGMKVKEKTARGSNRHPDIFADPNINPSTSSEQNEGFANPTEPNINSCTSSKQNKGLAKPKGIKLKEKTIQGASRPIGGLEKAKSKRKRKVDNPVALQPHGTSMGHSKVFTNQMPAYLPQYNPILNPMAMYGQDQRLPAELQHYNSLMDHLGVPTNHVYTYSEQCNSALDASLLPSLGTMRGHPAPNFSLQPTIGTMRGHPALNASLQSSIGTMNQAPNASLQPSVGTMTGHPTPNASLQHPIGMMIRHPALNAPLQPSVGTMTCQNQVFFQQQKPT, encoded by the exons ATGTTAAGGCAAGCATCAACTACATATACTCCACCAATATTCAAGATGTTTCAGGAACAAGTGCTTCGGACCTTAAACTATGATACATTCCTTTGTGATGACAGTGACACCGAGGAGAAGGTTTACAAAGTAAAATTTCATGGTACAGAGCGTGATCATGTTGTTAAATTTTTTCCAAAAGAAGAAAAGGTCAATTGCAGTTGCAAGAAGTTTGAATTTGCTGGAATTCTTTGCTCTCATTCCTTGAAGGTACTTGACATTAATAATATCAAGCACATCCCTCAACAGTACATCTTGAAAAGATGGACAATTGATGCAAAAGTTTTGGATATAACAAGCAACTGCAACCTGCATGAAGACCGCAAAACAATACTGACAAAACGCTATAAAGAGTTGTGCAGAATGTTTATCCAAATAGCTGCTCGAGCCGCAGAGTCTGAAGAGTCATACTTGATGGCTGCTAATTATGCAGAGAAATTAGCAGAAGAGGTGGAGAAATGtctaaaacatagatctgatccgGATACAG TTGGAGACTCAAACAATATCACGACTACAAGTTCAAAACAAAATGAGAGGCCTACCAAGCCAAAAGGAATgaaggtcaaggagaagacggctcGAGGATCAAACAGACATCCAGATATAT TTGCAGACCCGAACATTAACCCGTCTACAAGTTCAGAACAAAATGAGGGATTTGCCAATCCAACAG AACCAAACATTAACTCATGTACAAGTTCAAAACAAAATAAGGGGCTTGCTAAGCCAAAAGGTATCAAGTTGAAGGAGAAGACTATTCAAGGAGCAAGTAGACCTATTGGTGGCTTAGAGAAAGCAAAATcaaagaggaaaaggaaagtagATAATCCTGTAGCACTACAACCTCATGGCACCTCAATG GGTCATTCGAAGGTTTTTACGAATCAAATGCCTGCATATCTACCACAGTACAACCCAATCCTAAATCCTATGGCGATGTATGGACAAGACCAAAGATTGCCAGCTGAATTGCAACATTACAATAGCTTAATG GATCATTTGGGAGTTCCGACAAATCACGTGTATACCTATTCAGAACAATGCAACTCAGCTCTGGATGCCTCACTATTGCCGTCTCTTGGTACGATGAGAGGACACCCAGCTCCAAATTTCTCGCTGCAACCAACCATTGGTACAATGAGAGGACACCCAGCTCTGAATGCCTCACTGCAGTCGTCCATTGGTACGATGAACCAAGCTCCAAATGCCTCACTGCAGCCATCCGTTGGTACGATGACAGGACACCCAACTCCGAATGCCTCACTACAGC